The DNA segment AAGAGAAGGAATGGAATTTATAAAAGAATTAAATGACACAACTATTGCTATTTCTTAAGGATTTGCTAAAAAAACTGTTTATTATTAAATTTAATAGGATTTTACCCCCTTTTTTGCTACAATGAGTAATGGTGAATTACGAAGTGGAGGGAAACACTTGAACTGGTTATTTAAGAAAAGAAATCAAAAAGAAAAAGAAATCACAGATGTTTCTTTTAATGCTGATGAAAAAATTCCACACCATATTGCTATTATTATGGATGGAAACGGACGTTGGGCTCAAAAAAAATTCATGCCTCGAATCGCTGGTCATAAAGAAGGAATGAATACTGTAAAAAAAATAACCAAAAGAGCAAGTCAAATGGGTGTAAAGGTATTATCACTTTACGCATTTTCAACTGAAAATTGGAAACGTCCTGATGATGAAGTAAGTTTTTTAATGCAATTACCGGTTGATTTTTTTGACGCTTTTGTACCTGAGTTAATGGAGCAAAATGTTCAAGTACAAGTTATGGGTTTTACAGAACAACTCCCT comes from the Carnobacterium sp. 17-4 genome and includes:
- a CDS encoding isoprenyl transferase, with the protein product MSNGELRSGGKHLNWLFKKRNQKEKEITDVSFNADEKIPHHIAIIMDGNGRWAQKKFMPRIAGHKEGMNTVKKITKRASQMGVKVLSLYAFSTENWKRPDDEVSFLMQLPVDFFDAFVPELMEQNVQVQVMGFTEQLPKHTREAVEKAIADTKQNTGMVLNFALNYGGRSELIEASKVLAEKVKVGEIEVEDITESLFEESLMTHALKDYQDVDFMIRTSGEERISNFMLWQNAYSEFYFSQDLWPDFNEQALEQAIGVYQKRHRRFGGL